One window of the Oncorhynchus mykiss isolate Arlee chromosome 5, USDA_OmykA_1.1, whole genome shotgun sequence genome contains the following:
- the LOC110524084 gene encoding protein FAM163A, with amino-acid sequence MTAGTVVITGGILATVILLVIIAVLCYCRLQYYCCKKNGSEGDTGSITQPHFACNACSAPGVDGAAVTPLFPEPTDPHASGPPRNYCPTCSPYESPFYIRTTDEMRNGGERITYMPTHYENPALGLDLPSLHGSLLSTGQHRSNPAPDFYTNTRAISTEV; translated from the exons ATGACAGCTGGAACTGTTGTCATAACCGGAGGAATTCTCGCCACGGTGATTCTCTTGGTTATCATAGCAGTGCTCTGTTACTGTAGACTCCAG TATTACTGCTGTAAGAAGAATGGGTCAGAAGGGGACACCGGCTCCATCACGCAGCCTCATTTTGCCTGCAATGCGTGCAGTGCACCCGGGGTGGATGGGGCGGCCGTCACCCCCCTCTTCCCGGAGCCCACTGACCCCCACGCCTCAGGGCCTCCCCGCAACTACTGCCCCACCTGCTCGCCCTACGAATCACCCTTCTACATCCGCACCACCGATGAAATGCGCAACGGTGGCGAGCGCATCACCTACATGCCCACGCACTATGAGAACCCAGCGCTGGGTCTCGACCTGCCCTCCCTGCACGGCTCCCTGCTGAGCACCGGACAGCATCGCAGCAACCCAGCACCGGACTTCTATACCAACACTCGCGCTATAAGTACAGAGGTGTGA